In the Streptomyces sp. NBC_00525 genome, one interval contains:
- a CDS encoding LLM class F420-dependent oxidoreductase: MVQFGYTMMTEQSGPRALVADVVAAEEAGFDFSVTSDHYFPWLASQGHAPYAWSVLGAAAQATTRIPLMTYVTCPTTRYHPAVVAQKAATLQLLSEGRFRLGLGSGESLNEHVVGGGRPDARVRLDKLEEAVEIIKALLSGGYVNHHGAHFDVENAKLWDLPDVAVPLGVAVSGDRSCEIAGRLADLVIATEPKEELLTDFDRHGGGGKPRVGQIPVCYDTDRDAAVERAHDQFRWCVGGWKVNSELPGPSAFEQATQYVRPDDIAHAVPCGDDVGQFVEAVRPFVDAGFTEVALVQIGGDHQKPFIDWAREKLLPALRAM, from the coding sequence ATGGTGCAATTCGGATACACGATGATGACCGAGCAGTCGGGGCCGCGCGCCCTGGTCGCCGACGTGGTGGCGGCCGAGGAGGCGGGCTTCGACTTCTCCGTGACCTCCGACCACTACTTCCCCTGGCTCGCCTCCCAGGGCCACGCCCCGTACGCCTGGAGCGTGCTCGGGGCCGCCGCGCAGGCCACGACGCGCATCCCGCTGATGACGTACGTGACCTGTCCGACGACCCGCTACCACCCCGCCGTCGTGGCGCAGAAGGCCGCGACGCTGCAACTGCTCTCCGAAGGGCGCTTCCGGCTCGGGCTCGGGTCCGGCGAGAGCCTGAACGAACACGTGGTGGGCGGCGGCCGGCCGGACGCCCGGGTGCGCCTGGACAAGCTCGAAGAGGCGGTCGAGATCATCAAGGCGCTCCTGTCCGGCGGCTACGTCAACCACCACGGCGCCCACTTCGATGTGGAGAACGCCAAGCTGTGGGACCTGCCCGACGTGGCCGTCCCGCTCGGGGTCGCCGTCTCGGGCGACCGCTCCTGCGAGATCGCCGGCCGGCTGGCGGACCTCGTCATCGCCACCGAACCCAAGGAGGAGCTGCTCACCGACTTCGACCGGCACGGCGGCGGCGGAAAGCCCCGCGTGGGACAGATCCCCGTCTGCTACGACACCGACCGCGACGCGGCGGTGGAACGCGCCCACGACCAGTTCCGCTGGTGCGTCGGCGGCTGGAAGGTCAACTCCGAGCTGCCCGGCCCCTCCGCCTTCGAGCAGGCCACCCAGTACGTCCGGCCCGACGACATCGCGCACGCGGTGCCCTGCGGCGACGACGTGGGACAGTTCGTCGAAGCGGTCCGCCCCTTCGTCGACGCGGGGTTCACCGAGGTCGCCCTCGTCCAGATCGGCGGCGACCACCAGAAGCCGTTCATCGACTGGGCGCGGGAGAAACTGCTGCCGGCCCTGCGCGCCATGTGA
- a CDS encoding DUF6328 family protein has protein sequence MDNGRVGVGGNGAREGRDETTEERADRRWTELLQELRVAQTGVQILFGFLLAVVFQPRFTTLPEADRTIYVVTVLLGSATAAALIGPVCFHRLLTGRHLKPETVVWASRLTLLGLVLLFCTMCSALLLIMRVALHNQLALWLVGGMALWSFVCWFVFPAWALARSANGRSAADSASASDSASDSVSDSVSDSVSDSGDGK, from the coding sequence ATGGACAACGGACGTGTGGGCGTGGGCGGGAACGGCGCCCGCGAGGGGCGCGACGAGACGACCGAGGAGAGGGCGGACCGGCGCTGGACGGAGCTGCTCCAGGAGCTGCGGGTGGCCCAGACGGGTGTGCAGATCCTCTTCGGCTTCCTGCTGGCCGTGGTGTTCCAGCCCCGCTTCACGACGCTGCCGGAGGCGGACCGGACGATCTATGTCGTGACCGTGCTCCTGGGTTCGGCGACGGCCGCCGCGCTGATCGGGCCGGTCTGCTTCCACCGGCTGCTCACCGGTCGCCATCTGAAGCCGGAGACCGTGGTGTGGGCGTCGCGGCTCACCCTGCTCGGGCTGGTGCTGCTGTTCTGCACGATGTGCTCGGCGCTGCTGCTGATCATGCGCGTGGCGCTGCACAACCAGCTGGCGCTGTGGCTGGTGGGCGGGATGGCGCTGTGGTCGTTCGTCTGCTGGTTCGTGTTTCCCGCCTGGGCGCTGGCCAGGTCGGCCAACGGGCGTTCCGCCGCCGACTCCGCCTCCGCCTCTGATTCCGCCTCTGATTCCGTCTCTGATTCCGTCTCTGATTCCGTCTCCGATTCCGGAGACGGGAAGTGA
- a CDS encoding plasmid stabilization protein, giving the protein MPAGSSPKRERQYEHVKESAEKRGTSEKRAKEIAARTVNKERARSGESKTASRTSTRDPKSASQRGGERSHKGAQGRTKDQLYEEAKKKNIEGRSTMNKEQLLKAVSR; this is encoded by the coding sequence ATGCCGGCAGGATCGAGCCCCAAGCGTGAGCGCCAGTACGAGCACGTGAAGGAGAGCGCGGAGAAGCGCGGCACCTCCGAGAAGCGCGCCAAGGAGATCGCCGCCCGCACCGTGAACAAGGAGCGCGCCCGTTCCGGTGAGTCGAAGACGGCGAGCAGGACGTCGACGCGCGACCCCAAGTCCGCCTCCCAGCGCGGCGGTGAGCGCTCGCACAAGGGCGCGCAGGGTCGCACGAAGGACCAGCTGTACGAAGAGGCGAAGAAGAAGAACATCGAGGGCCGCTCCACGATGAACAAGGAGCAGCTCCTCAAGGCCGTCAGCCGCTGA
- a CDS encoding alcohol dehydrogenase catalytic domain-containing protein: MRALTWQAKRDVRVETVPDPVIQDPTDIIIRVTSTGICGSDLHLYEVLGPYLDPGDILGHEAMGVVEVTGPDVTAVARGDRVVIPFNVSCGTCFMCAQGLHSQCETTQVRAYGTGAALFGYTKLYGQVPGGQAELLRVPFGNTLPVKVPEGPPDDRFVYLSDVLPTAWQAVEYAAIPPGGSVTVLGLGPIGDMAARIALHRGAGLVIGVDLVHERLARSAARGVQVLDLGRYGKDLPQAVRDLTGGRGTDAVIDAVGMEAHTTGTPIGKAGQWATGLLPDAAARKLMEHAGIDRLSALLTAIDAVRRGGTISVSGVYGGAADPLPLLTLFDKQIQLRMGQANVKRWVPDILPLLGDDDPLGVDGFATHHLPLEDAPKAYETFQAKADGMVKTLLRP, translated from the coding sequence ATGCGTGCACTGACCTGGCAGGCGAAGCGCGACGTCCGCGTCGAGACCGTTCCCGACCCGGTCATCCAGGACCCGACCGACATCATCATCCGGGTCACCTCCACGGGCATCTGCGGATCGGACCTCCACCTGTACGAAGTCCTCGGGCCCTACCTCGACCCCGGCGACATCCTGGGCCACGAGGCGATGGGCGTCGTCGAGGTCACCGGACCGGACGTGACCGCCGTGGCACGCGGCGACCGCGTCGTCATCCCGTTCAACGTCTCCTGCGGCACCTGCTTCATGTGCGCCCAGGGCCTGCACTCCCAGTGCGAAACCACCCAGGTCCGGGCGTACGGCACAGGCGCCGCGCTCTTCGGCTACACCAAGCTGTACGGGCAGGTGCCCGGCGGACAGGCCGAACTGCTGCGCGTACCCTTCGGCAACACCCTGCCCGTCAAGGTGCCCGAAGGGCCACCCGACGACCGCTTCGTCTATCTGTCGGACGTGCTGCCCACCGCCTGGCAGGCCGTCGAGTACGCCGCGATCCCGCCCGGCGGCAGCGTCACCGTCCTCGGACTCGGCCCCATCGGCGACATGGCGGCCCGCATCGCCCTCCACCGAGGCGCCGGCCTGGTCATCGGCGTGGACCTCGTCCACGAACGCCTCGCCCGCTCCGCCGCGCGCGGCGTCCAGGTCCTCGACCTCGGCCGCTACGGCAAGGACCTGCCGCAGGCCGTCCGGGACCTCACCGGCGGACGCGGCACCGACGCGGTCATCGACGCCGTCGGCATGGAGGCGCACACCACCGGCACGCCGATCGGCAAGGCCGGCCAGTGGGCGACCGGGCTGCTCCCCGACGCGGCGGCCCGCAAACTCATGGAACACGCGGGCATCGACCGCCTCTCCGCCCTCCTCACCGCGATCGACGCGGTGCGCAGGGGCGGCACCATCTCCGTCTCCGGCGTGTACGGCGGCGCCGCCGACCCGCTGCCCCTGCTCACCCTGTTCGACAAGCAGATCCAGTTGCGCATGGGACAGGCGAACGTGAAGCGCTGGGTGCCCGACATCCTCCCCCTGCTCGGGGACGACGACCCGCTGGGCGTCGACGGCTTCGCCACCCACCATCTGCCGCTGGAGGACGCGCCGAAGGCGTACGAGACGTTCCAGGCGAAGGCCGACGGCATGGTCAAGACGCTCCTGCGGCCCTGA
- a CDS encoding cysteine hydrolase family protein, whose amino-acid sequence MSRKALIVIDMINPYDHEDAELLLPSAERAVPVIADMLKAARDSGTLVIYANDNFGDWRSHHGEIVEAALAGARPDLVEPLLPDENALFVVKARHSIFYETPLPYLLHQLDAGHLVLTGQVTEQCILYSALDAHIRHLDLTIPEDGVAHIHADLADAALRMTERNMGARVCASEDIDL is encoded by the coding sequence ATGTCCCGCAAGGCGCTCATCGTCATCGACATGATCAACCCGTACGACCACGAGGACGCCGAACTCCTGCTGCCGTCCGCCGAGCGGGCCGTGCCCGTCATCGCGGACATGCTGAAGGCGGCACGGGACAGCGGCACGCTCGTGATCTACGCCAACGACAACTTCGGCGACTGGCGCTCGCACCACGGGGAGATCGTCGAGGCGGCCCTGGCGGGCGCCCGCCCCGACCTCGTCGAACCGCTGCTGCCCGACGAGAACGCGCTCTTCGTCGTCAAGGCCCGGCACTCCATCTTCTACGAGACGCCCCTGCCCTACCTGCTCCACCAGCTGGACGCCGGGCATCTCGTGCTGACCGGCCAGGTGACCGAGCAGTGCATCCTCTACTCCGCGCTGGACGCGCACATCCGCCACCTGGACCTGACCATCCCCGAGGACGGCGTCGCCCACATCCACGCCGACCTGGCCGACGCGGCCCTGCGGATGACCGAACGCAACATGGGCGCCCGCGTGTGCGCCTCCGAGGACATCGATCTGTGA
- a CDS encoding NAD-dependent epimerase/dehydratase family protein, which produces MNASQRPRVVVTGATGNVGTSLVRALAQDPDIGSVLGLARRLPDLTLPGVEWGRVDLSRPDSTHRLGSLFTGADAVVHLAWRFQPTHDPVVTWRSNVEGTLRVIDAVRTAGVPALVHASSVGAYSPGPKREPGVDEGWPTHGWPDAAYCREKAYLERVLDTFELRHPQIRVVRMRPGFLFKETAAPEQRRIFGGKYLPGVLLRPDLLPFVPDLDGLRFQVLHTDDAAEAYRLAVLGEVRGPFNLAADTVTDARALGELLDARVVRAPVPLIRGALATAWHARAVPASPHLFDAVLRLPVMDCARAHEELGWRPRHSASEALAAFLRGVVRGEGEATAPLAGSRWS; this is translated from the coding sequence GTGAACGCATCGCAACGGCCGCGCGTCGTCGTCACGGGCGCGACCGGCAACGTCGGCACCAGCCTCGTCCGCGCCCTGGCACAGGACCCGGACATCGGCTCGGTCCTCGGACTGGCCCGGCGGCTGCCCGACCTCACCCTCCCCGGCGTCGAGTGGGGCCGGGTGGACCTCTCCCGCCCCGACAGCACCCACAGACTCGGCTCCCTGTTCACCGGCGCCGACGCCGTCGTCCACCTGGCCTGGCGCTTCCAGCCCACCCACGACCCCGTCGTCACCTGGCGCAGCAACGTCGAGGGCACCCTGCGGGTCATCGACGCCGTGCGCACGGCCGGCGTCCCCGCCCTGGTTCACGCCTCCTCCGTGGGCGCGTACTCGCCGGGCCCCAAGCGGGAGCCCGGAGTCGACGAGGGATGGCCGACCCACGGCTGGCCCGACGCCGCGTACTGCCGGGAGAAGGCCTACCTGGAACGCGTCCTGGACACCTTCGAGCTGCGCCATCCGCAGATCCGGGTGGTGCGGATGCGGCCCGGCTTCCTGTTCAAGGAGACCGCCGCACCCGAACAGCGCCGCATCTTCGGCGGCAAGTACCTCCCCGGCGTACTGCTCCGCCCCGACCTGCTGCCCTTCGTCCCCGACCTCGACGGGCTGCGGTTCCAGGTGCTGCACACCGACGACGCGGCCGAGGCGTACCGGCTGGCCGTCCTCGGCGAGGTGCGCGGCCCCTTCAACCTGGCCGCCGACACCGTCACCGACGCCCGTGCGCTCGGCGAACTCCTCGACGCGCGAGTGGTGCGCGCACCCGTCCCGCTGATACGCGGCGCGCTGGCGACCGCCTGGCACGCACGGGCGGTCCCGGCCTCGCCGCACCTCTTCGACGCGGTGCTGCGCCTGCCGGTCATGGACTGTGCCCGGGCGCACGAGGAGCTGGGCTGGCGGCCGCGCCACTCGGCGTCCGAGGCGCTGGCGGCCTTCCTGCGCGGCGTCGTACGGGGCGAGGGCGAGGCCACCGCGCCGCTGGCCGGCAGCCGGTGGAGCTGA
- a CDS encoding HAD family hydrolase: MTRAALFDVDGTLVDTNYLHVTAWWEAFRQTGHTVAMPAIHRAIGLGSEDLVAHLLGPGRDRGQDADIAARHSTLYATHFERLAPVEGAVDLLRALAGQGWTIVLATSASGPELAALRRALDADDVISGTAASDDVDTGKPAPDPIRHALDIAGAAGEEAVYIGDSVWDMKAATRASVPAIGLLSGGIPAADLEAAGAVEIHDTPAALLGRLDTSVLTRMRS; the protein is encoded by the coding sequence ATGACGCGCGCCGCGCTGTTCGACGTGGACGGCACCCTCGTGGACACCAACTACCTGCACGTCACCGCGTGGTGGGAGGCGTTCCGGCAGACCGGGCACACCGTGGCGATGCCCGCGATCCACCGGGCCATCGGCCTCGGCTCCGAGGACCTCGTCGCCCATCTGCTGGGACCGGGCCGCGACCGGGGCCAGGACGCGGACATCGCAGCCCGGCACTCCACGCTGTACGCCACCCACTTCGAACGCCTGGCCCCCGTCGAAGGCGCCGTCGACCTGCTGCGCGCCCTGGCCGGCCAGGGCTGGACCATCGTCCTGGCCACCTCCGCGTCCGGGCCCGAGCTCGCGGCCCTGCGGCGCGCCCTCGACGCCGACGACGTCATCTCCGGCACGGCCGCCTCCGACGACGTGGACACGGGCAAGCCCGCCCCGGACCCGATCCGCCACGCCCTGGACATCGCCGGGGCCGCCGGCGAGGAGGCCGTGTACATCGGGGACTCCGTCTGGGACATGAAGGCCGCGACCAGGGCCTCGGTGCCCGCCATCGGCCTGCTCTCGGGCGGCATTCCCGCGGCGGACCTGGAGGCGGCCGGCGCCGTCGAGATCCACGACACCCCCGCCGCCCTGCTGGGCCGCCTCGACACCAGCGTCCTCACGCGGATGCGGTCCTAG